From the Gemmatimonadales bacterium genome, the window GCGAGCGGCTTGGCGCGGCGGCGCTCGGGCTTGTCGTCTGGGTCATCGGGCTCAACGGGGGCACGCTCGCCGTGAACAGCGCCTTCGACCACGACGAGGGCGACATCGCCTACCTGCGCAAGCCACCGCCGGCGCCGCCGCACCTCTTCGCCTTCGGGCTCGCGCTCATGGCCGCGGGACAGCTCGCCGCATTCGCGCTGCCGCGCGCCTTCACGCTCGTCTACGCCGTCTGCTTTGCGCTGTCGCTCGCGTACTCGGTGCCGCCGCTCCGGCTCAAGGCCGTGGCCGGGGCCGACTGGCTCATCAACATGTGGGGCTTCGGCACCTTCACGCCCTACGCCGGGTGGGCCGCGACCGGTCTTCCGCTGGATCCGGCGCGCGCGCTCGTGCTGCTCGCGTTCTGTCCGCTCTTCGCCGCGCTCTATCCGCTCACCCAGGTGTATCAGATCGAGGAGGACCGCCGCCGCGGCGATGACGCGCTCGCGGTGCGGCTCGGCCCCGTGCTGAGCCTTCGCATTGCCACGGCGATGGCGACCGTCGCGTTCACGATCTTCCTGGCCGCCGGCGTGCTGGCCGGTTGGCGGACCGGCCCCGGCGATCTGTGGCGCTGGGCCGCCCTCCTCGCGGCAGCACTCGCGTGGGCGGCGGTGCTCGTGCCATGGGTGCGGGGGGCCGCGCGCTGGTCGCCTGCGGCGCACCAACGCGGCATGTACCGCGCGCTGGGCGCCTGGGCCGTCACCGACCTCGTCGTGGTGCTCGCCTGGGCGAACTGATGCCCCTTGGCCCGCTCTGCGCCGGCCGGATATACTTGACCGTCTACTCCCTCGGAGATCGCATGGCCTCTGCGGTGGAACCCCGCGGCGAAATCGACCGCACCAACGTGTCCCACCTGGTCCGATGCGGGATCGAGCTTGGCCTGATCGAATGCGTGGTGGTGCTCCTCCTCTCGTTCATCACCCGCTTCACCGCCGGCACGGTCGAAAGCGTGCTGATGGCGATCGTGCTCATCGTCGGACTCGGATGCGTCTGCGGCCTGCCGGGCACCTGGACTCGCGCCTATACGATCGAGGGCATCGCCGGTGCCGCGGGCATCGGGCTCGGCGCGGCGTTCACCTTTCTGCTGGTCGACGTCTCGATCCTGCAGCCGATCGGGACCTACACCAACCGCTGGCTGCAGATCGGCGGCTTCGCCAACTGGTGGTACCACCCCGTATGGTGGATGCTCGGTACCTATCTCCCGTGGATGGGCGGCTGGATCCTGGCGAATCAGACGGCCAAGGACGGCCGCCCGTCGATCGTGCGGATGACGCTGAGCGGAATCATCTTCGCGGTGCTCTTTGCCATCGCCGCCATCCTGATCGGCTTCCCCGGCGCGGTCTGGCGGGTGCCCACATTCGGCGTCGCGTTCCTCCCCGGCATCGCCGCTGCCGCGGTGTACTCGGGCCTGGGGCTCCGACGCCGGTAGGAGATGCGCTGGCTCCGCCTGCTCCTCAGAATCTTCGGCTGGCTGCTCACGCCGCTTCTCGCGTGGGCAGCTTCGTTTTTCGGTGCGGTGGCCGGCGCGCTCATCGCGATGCACCTGCGCGAGCCCAGGACGGGGCTCATCGTCACCGCGATCGCGGGAGCGACGGCGGGCATCGTCATTATCCTGCTCTGGCTCCGGCTGCTCCGGCGCT encodes:
- a CDS encoding UbiA family prenyltransferase, producing MSGAARTAGFRVAGPRFAYLLHTRPAEWPIMAAHTALGWVLAVGLAGAARGERLGAAALGLVVWVIGLNGGTLAVNSAFDHDEGDIAYLRKPPPAPPHLFAFGLALMAAGQLAAFALPRAFTLVYAVCFALSLAYSVPPLRLKAVAGADWLINMWGFGTFTPYAGWAATGLPLDPARALVLLAFCPLFAALYPLTQVYQIEEDRRRGDDALAVRLGPVLSLRIATAMATVAFTIFLAAGVLAGWRTGPGDLWRWAALLAAALAWAAVLVPWVRGAARWSPAAHQRGMYRALGAWAVTDLVVVLAWAN